A section of the Engystomops pustulosus chromosome 3, aEngPut4.maternal, whole genome shotgun sequence genome encodes:
- the LOC140122654 gene encoding cytochrome P450 2C5-like isoform X2 has product MLYVVMSYQEIYTLSETYGPVYTIKLGEKKTVVLCGYDAVKDALVHHADEFSGRPHVPLLHDITKGHGVIFASDENWRVMRRFTMTTLRDFGMGKETIENKILEELECLVERFRSYKGEAFDNSMIMNAAVCNIIVSILLSNRFDYEDPTLLKLLKIVNDSIQLIGTPMAMLHNAYPSVMRWCSGVQKTVMKNVEEMHAFIRETFTKQRTELDVNDQRNLIDSFLVKQQEEKPELFYTNENLTVLVTDLFSAGMETTSSTLRWGLLLMMKYPEIQRKVQKEIEKVIGSAEPQNSHRKEMPYTDAVLHEIQRFGNIVPNNLPHATTQDVNFRGYLLPKGTHVMPLLTSVLYDKEHFVKADEFYPEHFLDSSGNFVRKDAFLPFSAGKRSCAGENLAKMELFMFFTRLLQNFTFQAPPGATLDLTPAVGLTAAPLPYKICAIPRI; this is encoded by the exons ATGCTTTATGTAGTAATGTCCTACCAGGAAATATATACT CTCTCGGAGACGTATGGACCGGTGTACACCATAAAATTAGGAGAGAAGAAAACCGTTGTACTGTGCGGATACGATGCTGTGAAAGACGCCCTTGTCCATCATGCAGATGAATTTTCGGGGAGACCACATGTGCCGCTCTTACATGACATAACAAAAGGACATG GTGTGATCTTTGCCTCTGATGAAAACTGGAGAGTGATGAGAAGGTTCACTATGACAACTCTTCGAGATTTTGGAATGGGGAAGGAGACCATTGAGAACAAGATCTTGGAAGAACTTGAATGCTTGGTAGAGAGGTTCAGATCTTACAAAG GTGAAGCCTTTGATAATTCCATGATTATGAATGCTGCTGTATGTAACATTATAGTCTCCATCTTGCTGAGCAATCGATTTGATTATGAGGATCCTACACTTCTGAAGCTTTTAAAGATTGTCAATGATAGTATCCAGCTAATTGGAACCCCCATGGCTATG CTGCATAACGCATATCCATCTGTGATGCGCTGGTGTTCAGGAGTCCAAAAAACCGTAATGAAAAATGTGGAAGAAATGCATGCGTTTATTCGAGAGACCTTCACCAAACAGAGGACAGAACTGGATGTCAATGACCAGAGAAACCTTATCGACTCATTCCTGGTGAAACAGCAAGAG GAAAAACCAGAACTATTCTACACTAATGAAAACCTAACAGTTCTGGTTACGGACCTCTTTTCCGCAGGAAtggagaccacatcatctacactGAGATGGGGTCTTCTGCTGATGATGAAATATCCAGAAATCCAAA GAAAAGTCCAGAAAGAGATTGAGAAAGTTATTGGGTCGGCTGAGCCCCAAAATAGTCATCGGAAAGAGATGCCATATACCGATGCCGTCCTCCATGAGATACAACGATTTGGAAATATTGTTCCGAACAACCTGCCACATGCTACCACCCAAGACGTGAACTTCAGGGGATATCTTCTACCCAAA GGTACACATGTGATGCCCCTGCTGACCTCCGTACTCTACGACAAGGAACACTTTGTAAAAGCTGATGAATTTTACCCGGAACACTTCTTGGATTCCAGTGGAAATTTTGTAAGGAAAGACGCATTCCTGCCATTCTCAGCTG GTAAAAGAAGTTGTGCCGGAGAAAACTTGGCCAAAATGGAGCTGTTCATGTTCTTCACCAGACTTCTGCAGAACTTCACCTTCCAGGCTCCTCCTGGGGCTACACTAGACCTCACCCCTGCAGTTGGGTTAACAGCTGCACCATTGCCCTATAAGATTTGCGCTATACCTCGTATATGA
- the LOC140122654 gene encoding cytochrome P450 2C5-like isoform X1, with the protein MDVTDPVTLVLSLIMCISIALFLYGRKTNVYNLPPGPRPLPIIGNLHILDLKRPYQTLHKLSETYGPVYTIKLGEKKTVVLCGYDAVKDALVHHADEFSGRPHVPLLHDITKGHGVIFASDENWRVMRRFTMTTLRDFGMGKETIENKILEELECLVERFRSYKGEAFDNSMIMNAAVCNIIVSILLSNRFDYEDPTLLKLLKIVNDSIQLIGTPMAMLHNAYPSVMRWCSGVQKTVMKNVEEMHAFIRETFTKQRTELDVNDQRNLIDSFLVKQQEEKPELFYTNENLTVLVTDLFSAGMETTSSTLRWGLLLMMKYPEIQRKVQKEIEKVIGSAEPQNSHRKEMPYTDAVLHEIQRFGNIVPNNLPHATTQDVNFRGYLLPKGTHVMPLLTSVLYDKEHFVKADEFYPEHFLDSSGNFVRKDAFLPFSAGKRSCAGENLAKMELFMFFTRLLQNFTFQAPPGATLDLTPAVGLTAAPLPYKICAIPRI; encoded by the exons ATGGACGTCACTGATCCCGTCACGTTGGTTCTGTCTCTAATTATGTGCATTTCCATTGCCCTGTTTCTCTATGGACGGAAAACAAATGTGTATAATCTGCCCCCCGGACCGAGACCCCTGCCCATCATCGGGAATCTGCATATTCTAGACCTGAAGAGACCTTACCAGACATTACATAAG CTCTCGGAGACGTATGGACCGGTGTACACCATAAAATTAGGAGAGAAGAAAACCGTTGTACTGTGCGGATACGATGCTGTGAAAGACGCCCTTGTCCATCATGCAGATGAATTTTCGGGGAGACCACATGTGCCGCTCTTACATGACATAACAAAAGGACATG GTGTGATCTTTGCCTCTGATGAAAACTGGAGAGTGATGAGAAGGTTCACTATGACAACTCTTCGAGATTTTGGAATGGGGAAGGAGACCATTGAGAACAAGATCTTGGAAGAACTTGAATGCTTGGTAGAGAGGTTCAGATCTTACAAAG GTGAAGCCTTTGATAATTCCATGATTATGAATGCTGCTGTATGTAACATTATAGTCTCCATCTTGCTGAGCAATCGATTTGATTATGAGGATCCTACACTTCTGAAGCTTTTAAAGATTGTCAATGATAGTATCCAGCTAATTGGAACCCCCATGGCTATG CTGCATAACGCATATCCATCTGTGATGCGCTGGTGTTCAGGAGTCCAAAAAACCGTAATGAAAAATGTGGAAGAAATGCATGCGTTTATTCGAGAGACCTTCACCAAACAGAGGACAGAACTGGATGTCAATGACCAGAGAAACCTTATCGACTCATTCCTGGTGAAACAGCAAGAG GAAAAACCAGAACTATTCTACACTAATGAAAACCTAACAGTTCTGGTTACGGACCTCTTTTCCGCAGGAAtggagaccacatcatctacactGAGATGGGGTCTTCTGCTGATGATGAAATATCCAGAAATCCAAA GAAAAGTCCAGAAAGAGATTGAGAAAGTTATTGGGTCGGCTGAGCCCCAAAATAGTCATCGGAAAGAGATGCCATATACCGATGCCGTCCTCCATGAGATACAACGATTTGGAAATATTGTTCCGAACAACCTGCCACATGCTACCACCCAAGACGTGAACTTCAGGGGATATCTTCTACCCAAA GGTACACATGTGATGCCCCTGCTGACCTCCGTACTCTACGACAAGGAACACTTTGTAAAAGCTGATGAATTTTACCCGGAACACTTCTTGGATTCCAGTGGAAATTTTGTAAGGAAAGACGCATTCCTGCCATTCTCAGCTG GTAAAAGAAGTTGTGCCGGAGAAAACTTGGCCAAAATGGAGCTGTTCATGTTCTTCACCAGACTTCTGCAGAACTTCACCTTCCAGGCTCCTCCTGGGGCTACACTAGACCTCACCCCTGCAGTTGGGTTAACAGCTGCACCATTGCCCTATAAGATTTGCGCTATACCTCGTATATGA